The Mustela erminea isolate mMusErm1 chromosome 18, mMusErm1.Pri, whole genome shotgun sequence genome has a window encoding:
- the LSM12 gene encoding protein LSM12 homolog isoform X2: MYNNISNNTTPMPCSLCCPVLGTLFLPEFGATSFSTSSKKSSLITQAKLASKARTEKEEKLSQAYAISAGVSLEGQQLFQTIHKTIKDCKWQEKNIVVMEEVVITPPYQVENCKGKEGSALSHVRKIVEKHFRDVESQKILQRSQAQQPQKEAALSS; encoded by the exons ATGTATAATAACATTAGTAATAATACAACCCCCATGCCCTGTAGTCTTTGCTGTCCTGTACTTGGAACACTCTTTCTTCCGGAATTTGGAGCTACATCCTTCAGCACCTCTTCCAAGAAGTCTTCTCTGATCACCCAGGCTAAA CTTGCCAGCAAAGCACggacagagaaggaggagaagctgaGCCAGGCCTATGCAATCAGCGCTGGTGTTTCCCTAGAGGGCCAGCAGCTCTTCCAGACCATACACAAGAC cATTAAAGACTgtaaatggcaagaaaaaaacaTCGTAGTCATGGAAGAAGTTGTTATTACACCCCCATATCAAGTGGAAAACTGTAAAGGCAAAGAGGGGAGTGCACTGAGCCATGTACGCAAAATA GttgaaaaacattttagagaCGTGGAAAGCCAAAAGATACTGCAGCGTTCACAAGCCCAGCAACCACAGAAGGAGGCTGCCCTGTCATCCTGA
- the LSM12 gene encoding protein LSM12 homolog isoform X1 has product MAAPPGEYFSVGSQVSCRTCQEQRLQGEVVAFDYQSKMLALKCPSSSGKPNHADILLINLQYVSEVEIINDRTETPPPLASLNVSKLASKARTEKEEKLSQAYAISAGVSLEGQQLFQTIHKTIKDCKWQEKNIVVMEEVVITPPYQVENCKGKEGSALSHVRKIVEKHFRDVESQKILQRSQAQQPQKEAALSS; this is encoded by the exons ATGGCGGCTCCTCCGGGCGAGTACTTCAGCGTTGGGAGCCAGGTGTCGTGCCGGACGTGCCAGGAGCAGCGGCTGCAGGGCGAGGTGGTAGCCTTCGACTACCAGTCCAAAATGCTGGCTTTAA AATGTCCCTCTTCCAGTGGAAAGCCCAACCATGCAGACATCTTGCTCATAAACTTACAGTATGTTTCAGAAGTGGAAATAATTAATGACCGAACAGAAACCCCTCCTCCCCTAGCTTCACTCAATGTTAGTAAG CTTGCCAGCAAAGCACggacagagaaggaggagaagctgaGCCAGGCCTATGCAATCAGCGCTGGTGTTTCCCTAGAGGGCCAGCAGCTCTTCCAGACCATACACAAGAC cATTAAAGACTgtaaatggcaagaaaaaaacaTCGTAGTCATGGAAGAAGTTGTTATTACACCCCCATATCAAGTGGAAAACTGTAAAGGCAAAGAGGGGAGTGCACTGAGCCATGTACGCAAAATA GttgaaaaacattttagagaCGTGGAAAGCCAAAAGATACTGCAGCGTTCACAAGCCCAGCAACCACAGAAGGAGGCTGCCCTGTCATCCTGA